The genomic DNA GGCTACATGAATTTGCTGTTTAGGCCTCTTGATTCATCATCATCCTTTTTTTAAATTGGAACTACAAAGATCGGTTTACTACATTAAACAAGTCTAGCAGCACTACTTTTACACGCTATAGTAAAAAACCTCACCATCCTTTACTTGCCAACGTGATCTATACTTTTAAAAATTGGCTCGGAACAAAGATGCATTCTTAGACATTTACAAGCCTACAAACGGAAgtatttattaaatttaaatatatattaatagACATTTACACGTCAATATATATCAAAAATATCTTATCTTTAAAATAGTTTATAACCAAAAGAATGCATTTTTTTCTTCTCATTTTGTTAATAATGTTGTAATTCAAACCAATCCACCACTTGGTGGACCTTATATGCAACCTATTCcattattttcataaaaaaatttaaaattcattttttttctCCATAAAGTAGAATATAATCACAAACCGAAATATTtaatagaattaaaataaattaatagacATTTACAATTTAATAcctaatataatttaaaattatcaTAGCTTCAAccattttttttaactttttataAAGAGCAACCCAAATCAATCCCAAATACCTATTCTGATTCTTTTTAAATAAAGAATTTAGTTTATACAATTTTCAAAGATAAAGAATTATTTTATacaaatttcaaaaataattgaATTTGTCGTTGGGTGCATTTTAGTATATTGataaatagttttaaaataaGTATTTTGTGAATAAGAAAATTTTATCATAAAAAACCCAATAAGAAAATAAAGAGCTTGAATTTAGTTTAATTTAATATATTACTACTATTTATTATAAGTACTGagttaatttatattaaaaaatgtTAAAATTACGGTGTACCTACCATTAAATTGAAAGACAAATATCTGCATAACAATATGAGATTACGATATTAAAGCCATATCATATCTTAAAATATAATTGCATAATAAGACGAAATAATACTCTTAGTAGATATATATTTAATCTTAATGGTATAAGAGTGGTATACTGTTTTAGAAATTTACTTTTGACATCAGATTACAACAGGATCAAGGACCATAGGTAATACTTTAATCAAGTAAAAATCCAACATAACATCCAAAGCCTCAATACATTGACCAGTGCTTTCAATTCTACCAAAACATAAAAAATAAGAATCAACATCAAAGCCACAATTTTGGGTAGTTGACCACCTATATAAAAATGGCATTGAGAGGTCCTGAAAAATAAAGATTAACATCACATTCAAACAAACttgaataaaaaaaatttattttacatattaaaagaaaaataatagatgAACAAAATTGCATataattttttccataaaatgaCTTATAATGGGTTTTAACTTTGAAATGACCACGTTCACATAAATGACGCCAATTATAACATCCTAAGTGATATGCCAAATCATTTTGTAAGTACTCACCAATTTTTCACGTTATATTTCGAGATAAAATGACTGCACATAAAATTGATCTTACAATCAACTAAGTCTATTTTAGGCAACCGCAAAACTTCTTCCTAAAAAAGAAGAGAATGAGAATAGACAATAGGCGATTTTAGTCTTGAAATAACAATAAAATTAGCTAAAATTTTGAATTGCAGTGGATAAATTGGTTGCTGGGAAGTTTTGTTTTTAATGTACATCTTTAATTTATGCTATTTGAGAAGTTATTCGTCATATTTATATCTTTTTTATTATGCCGACATGCATACAATAGAACTTCTTCCGGTTCTAAATATTTAATTTTACAAAATCGAATGAAAAAACACCTATATTGAAAAGGTTTTGGTTCTAAGAAAAAATGCTAAAAATTATTATACAAACTCTGTCTTTTCTCCTTATGGTTTATTGaatttgtgtgtatatatatgaaCAATAAAAAATATTATGTATTTAACTTTTCccataaattttaattttattattcgTTAAGCGTACTGATATATCTGATTTTTTATTGGAGAAGTTACTTGTTTCATTAATAACTCAAAATTAACTTTAAAATCAAGTCTTGAAAAAATAATGGAGTATGTAGCATCATCCTCTTTCTCTgctataatttattttatatccATGTAATATCCTCTTTCTCAACTCTCAAGTAAGCTCTCCTACATATAGTTTTCTGTAATTGCGTTCATCTTACGATTGTGTTATGCCTTTTAAAACCAATTACATCCGTTGAGTTGATAACAAGGGTTCGAAATAAACTCAATATATAGCCTTTTCTTGAATTGTTAGTCCTTTATGATTTTGAAATCGTTGCTTTAATTGCTTAATTCATTTGATTCTATCCAATTCTCAACGGTAATATGTAGAATTGCTTAAATTCCATGGTTTTGTGTTTTTATTTCTAGTTACGAATTACTATATGTTGGTATCTACAATTTTCACTCATTTTGTTGTATTGACTGCGCTATTGTTGATTGCTTGCTACTTCATTTTGAGCGAACTTATAATCTCGATCACTTCGTAGGAATTATTGATCTCACGGGAATAAAGTAAATGGTGATTACTGATTAGAATTTGGTAAATGGAGATAACCTTAAAATCTTATTATAGTATAAATCTATTGCAAGTAGGCTATAGTCGGGTTATTAATAGGATCATAAATTAACAGTAATGAAAATTTCACGACCTCGTAGTTTACTTGTCGgaattcaaacatttttattgtcGGTTCTTGTATTATATGGTTGTAGATTAGTTGGAAGTTAATAACAGTTCCACCATTTAATCTCATTTCTGTTTTGTTGCAGTCTTGCCGAATAGGAGATTAAATCACTCAATTTGTCCTTCCAGGCGTCTTTTAGAACCTTCAGGTTTTCTTTTTTGTCATCTGTTACCTCTGTAGTGCTAGAACTTATTCGGTAATTGTGTGGTTGCTATGAGCCTGTATGCCCCTCTATTTTGCTTTTTGGATGAAGAGTTACCGTGATAGGACTGATACTTGTAGGTATCCTGACAGAAGTACTACAGAGTCTCCCAAAGATATTCCGGGTTTAAGTAATTCAGAGCCCGGAACGAGCGAAAATAAGCATTCTAGTACTTCGTGGTCGGGATTCCTGGTGTCTGCTTTCTCAAACTTTGAAAAGTACAGTGCATCGAGACTTTTTGGGAAAAAAGAATCAATTACTAAAAGGCATGGTTGGACTGCAACAGTGAAGAGGGTGATGGTTGGTGCGACAATGAGAAGACTTCATGAACGCATGTTAGGATTAAACAAATCTGGCATTTCTATCTCAAATAGTGACATTTGGCTTCTAGGAGTGTGTTACAATCTATCTAATGAAGATTCGTCTTCAGATGCGATTCATAGCCATGGATTTAATGCATTTGTAGAAGACTTCGAATCAAGAATGTTGATGACGTACCGTAAAGGTTCGTCTTAGGGATAGCTATTACCTCTTTATATGGCTTTACATAAATATCAGACTCTTAAATATGAAATTCTAGATCGAGGTCTAACTTTGTTGTTCACAGGGTTTGCTGCTATTGGAGAAACAAAGTATACTAGTGATGTAAATTGGGGTTGTATGCTTCGGAGCAGTCAGATGCTTGTAGCTCAGGTAATAAAGCTTGATAACTAGGTCTCTTGGTAATATGTGTTCCACCTCTATATCTGAATTTTGTAAGTTGTAAAGGTGCAGTTTGAAAAAGGAAAAGAAATGGACGTATGACTAATTTTTGTTTTCAGGCACTGGTTTTCCATAGGCTGGGCAGAAATTGGAGAAAATCGCTAGAGAAGGTATCTTTTAAATGAAACAGGGTGTTACTGTTAGTTATTAAATCTCAGGAGCTTATTTTGATCTGTAGTGTGTAATTTGAAACTTCTAATACTAATACTACCTGAGATTTGGAACTGAGGAGTTCCGCGTACTGTGAATTCCCGCTCTTTTAACTGCTTCTGTTTCAATGATGTAGCCACTGGATAAAGACTATATCGAGATCTTGCACTTCTTTGGTGATTCTGAGGCATCAGTGTTCTCTATACACAACCTCATTCAAGCTGGATCACTCCTTTCTCCTGGATCTTGGGTAGGGCCATATGCCATGTGTCGCACTTGGGAAACTCTAGCACGCTGTAAAATggaagagattgaacttgagaatcAGTCATTGCCAATGGCTATGTATGTTGTTTCTGGTGATGGTGATGGGGAACGAGGCGGAGCTCCTGTTGTTTGTATTGATGATGCATCTAGACATTGTCGTGAATTTTCAAGGGGTCAAGCTGAATGGGGTCCTATTCTTTTGTTAGTTCCATTGGTTTTAGGGCTTGACAAAATTAATCCAAGGTATGTCAAGTCTGGTGCTTATCGGCTAATTTGCTATTGTTACACCTCATTTTTTGTATAGTTTCTACTTTTTATGGGGTTTGGATTTAGGGAAGCTTTCAAATTCTAAAAGCAATAACCTTGATAGTCCAGAGATGGAATATATTCAATTATTCATTGACTTTGCATAATTTGTGAAATATTGCTGTTACTTTCTTTGGCGATAGTTCTCCTGTTAATTCATTTTCAATTCGAATTAGTTAAAAAAAATCTTATTATAAAATATAAGTCGCGTTGTCCAAAAAGAAGTGTCGTATACTTTTGTTAGTTCCATTGGTTCTTGGTTTAACAAAATTAATTCAAGGTATGACCAATCTGGTGCTTATCGGCTAATTTGCTATTAATACACCTAAAGAATCACAGTGAACGGAAGTAACGGATTAATTTGTATGTTATTAATTAGTTTATGTTTAAATAGAGTAGAGATACATAATATATCTATCAATATGTTTTATATGTGAGTCTAGGAGTTTATTAATTAAGTAGTTTATTTACAATAAAGTCTATATTGTTTATAGACCTTAGTCCATTAGGTGATTTTATTAGGGTTTCTTATCCCTATATAAGCATTGTAATCCCCACATTATTACTTAGCCCTCTTTATACTTTTTTCTTAGGAATAATATTTTTTATTCTTAAGATTCGTATAATTCATTGCTTTTCAAATCTTGTCTTGCATCTAAAGGTCAATTTTTGTATAGTTTTAAGGTGTTTTGATTTAGAAAAGCTTTCTAATTCTAAAAGCAATAACCTTTATTCTCTTGAGATAAAAAAATATTGACTGGCTTCGTATTATCTGTAAAATATTTGCCGTTACTTCCTTGGCGGTATTACTGTTACCATTACACCTTATGGTCATTTTTTTTAATAGCTTTAGGGTGTTCTGATTAGGAAGCTTTCAAGTTCAAAAAATAACCTGGAAGCAAACAATTAAATTCAGTGACCTTaccattattttaaaaatatttcccGTGACATCATTTGGCTGTAGTACTCTTATTAACTATTTTTCAACTCGAATTAGCTAAAATTATTGGCTTTTTGTAAAATTCTAGTTAACTTTTGCTAAAAAAACTGTCTCTTAGATTGTTAAGTCTTGCAGATTGACTTTTTTTTGTCTTTTTTGTTTAGATAATAGTTATACATTATATATTTATGTCTCTTATTGGGAACCCTCATCTTATTCCTATCTATAATGATACTGAAGGTAACTTTTGAAATTAGTCTGTCTGGTGATAATTGTGTACTATTTCTTAATGAGTGTTGTTTTACTCGCCACACTCTGCAgcttttttttaattttttatactTTCGGCACATTTGAACGTGGAAATTGTATATGTTGTGTTTTGGAATTTGAATGTGCTAAAATGTATTTGAACTTAAAATTAGAACCAATCAATAGACTGGAACTCTGGAAGTTTATCAATAAGAAACCGAAAGGACCTGATTCGGACAAAGTTTAACGAAAAAGACATTGTTAGAATTAGTGGAAATCAAGTGGTCCAAGTATGTTGCATGGGACTCGGCCATCTGTATGACTTCTTGATAGAAAAAAATTGCAAAAGGTCCATTCTAAAAGAGTTATTAGTAGCTTCCTATTTAAAAAGTAAGTCGCAAAGTTTATGTATAAGGTACTTAATTAGTTGCAAGCGTACACTTTTTTGTCTTATTTGCATTTAAGTTGCTTTATCACATTGCCAAAAGGTATTGTTACAATGGTAATTTTATTAATGAATAACAAATGTTGGTTCTTCATAGGTATATACCGTTGTTAGCTGCAACATTCACCTTCCCTCAGAGCCTTGGAATCTTGGGTGGTAGACCTGGTGTGTCAACATACATTGTTGGGGTGCAAGACAACAATGCCTTTTACCTTGACCCTCACGAAGTTAAACAGGTTGGTATAATCCAAATTTGAGGCGTGAATCGCGATGCGCCATTAATTGCGCGCCTTTTGACCCAAAAACAAATTATCACAGATTTAACAAGAAACTAATACTTAACAGAATCTTAAAATTCAAAGATAAGAAATAGCATAGTTAATGTGATAATAATGTCAATAATGAAGCCGTAATCGAAATGGTTCTCTATGTTCAAAAGTTTTGGTATCATCTAACTCAATCTTTTAGATGGAGGCTGAAATGTAAAGACCGTTGAGTGACTTGAGATCGAGGCTAAATGTAAAGTGTCGTGTGCAACACTTTGGGAGTTCTTTTCTTTTACTCTCCTTTTTGAGTGTATTACTGTCCTTTACCCTTATGAGCACCTTTTTTTGCACTTTTTAGCGCCTTTTGGATGATTTCAGAATCGCGCTAAATTCCACTTTTTCAAATCACATATACCTTGCATTGCGCTTGCGCCTAAGGGTGAAGCGTCATTAATCACGCAATTAATCTCGCCTTTAACAACACCGGTATAATCTTAATCTTAATTATTGTGAAGTTCTTGGAGAGGTTACTGTCACATACTAGACATAGTAGCTATGCCAAAATATGCATTGCAACAAAGGCATCAGATGTGCTGAGACACAATTTATGTCGACTGTGATGCTAATTCTTCCGTCAACTCGAGAGACAATTTAAGGAGGCGTTGTTTCTGACTTTTGAACTTTCTATGATTAGCTTATAATACCATTCTCGCAATTATTGTTACCGTATATGAACCTGATAGAACCTTTGATATATATCAGCAACAAAAATCAACAATAGCCTAAGAATATCAGAGATTCAAGAGTATTTTATTGAGTATAATATCAGAAAGATAGATACCGAGGTATTCGAGAGACCTGGTACTCTCCCTAGAGCATAAGTAGCTCAATACAAATCAAtttctgtctctctctctctctcaactCCTCTCTTGACAATATATTCTGTCACAATCAGTACTTTCCAAATATAGAAGATACTAATTTATTCTCCCAGATTCATATTAATTAATaatagcatatatatatatattatatatcttcTAATTGATTTAGTAATATCAATTAGACAGTCTAGCCACCCCTTTTTATTGCGCCTCGAATACGTGTATCTGATTGGGGCTCTATCAGAACCTATCATATCTCTCTCACTTTTGGTCAAATTTCTGATTTTACACTTTAAAGTTTCAATAGTAACTTCTTCTATGTCTGTTTGTGCATGTAATAGGGTTCATGTCAACATGCATTCTATTATAATATCCGATGTGGGGCCGTACCTCTTTCATATTAAATAATAATACATTCACACTATAAATTGTATATTGTTATCATATCTGATGTGAACCCATATttcaaaagtttgaaatataagTATGTTTTCTTACCTGAAGAAGATTATAAACAGTTTAACTACTATAATAAGTCTATTCCATATCTGGGAATAAATTTGTAGTTACTATATGCCTACCCAGTCCTTCAAGCTCGTTATTTTTTATTACATCTTTTTCTGTTGTATGTTATCATTTTCTTTAATGCATGCAATCTTTTCTGTTCCTTGAGTTGCTGGCTTGTCTAACTTTTAGCCTTGGATATTATCATGTTACCTTTTTCATCTAGAGCCAAAAATTGCTTGTAGCTCTTGAACCTCCACTGATTGCCATGTATTTCCTAGTGATATAATATTAGATGAAGTTTGATCTAATAAATGTACGTGTGTATTCGGAAAATTTCCAAGATTTCCTTTGTTCAATCAATTACGAATAATATGACAAATACTGACTGTGTCTGCTGATTGAATAATTAGGTTGTTGATGTCAAGCGAGATGATCTTGAAGCTGATACTTCATCGTACCATTGCAAGTAAGGAGCATGATACTTGAAATCAAATACTCTAGTCATATGTTTTGAATTTGACTTCTTTGTTCAATTAGATATCTGTAGTGGTTGAAATGACTTATTTTGCTATGTT from Apium graveolens cultivar Ventura chromosome 5, ASM990537v1, whole genome shotgun sequence includes the following:
- the LOC141724874 gene encoding cysteine protease ATG4-like isoform X1 encodes the protein MPLYFAFWMKSYRDRTDTCRYPDRSTTESPKDIPGLSNSEPGTSENKHSSTSWSGFLVSAFSNFEKYSASRLFGKKESITKRHGWTATVKRVMVGATMRRLHERMLGLNKSGISISNSDIWLLGVCYNLSNEDSSSDAIHSHGFNAFVEDFESRMLMTYRKGFAAIGETKYTSDVNWGCMLRSSQMLVAQALVFHRLGRNWRKSLEKPLDKDYIEILHFFGDSEASVFSIHNLIQAGSLLSPGSWVGPYAMCRTWETLARCKMEEIELENQSLPMAMYVVSGDGDGERGGAPVVCIDDASRHCREFSRGQAEWGPILLLVPLVLGLDKINPRYIPLLAATFTFPQSLGILGGRPGVSTYIVGVQDNNAFYLDPHEVKQVVDVKRDDLEADTSSYHCNAIRQISLDLIDPSLAIGFYCRDKDDFENFCSRASDLAAQSNGAPLLTVSQSCNSMKLARHCETSCHSAGVHDDDPFAALPTGDADNGTQEDEWQIL
- the LOC141724874 gene encoding cysteine protease ATG4-like isoform X2, giving the protein MVGATMRRLHERMLGLNKSGISISNSDIWLLGVCYNLSNEDSSSDAIHSHGFNAFVEDFESRMLMTYRKGFAAIGETKYTSDVNWGCMLRSSQMLVAQALVFHRLGRNWRKSLEKPLDKDYIEILHFFGDSEASVFSIHNLIQAGSLLSPGSWVGPYAMCRTWETLARCKMEEIELENQSLPMAMYVVSGDGDGERGGAPVVCIDDASRHCREFSRGQAEWGPILLLVPLVLGLDKINPRYIPLLAATFTFPQSLGILGGRPGVSTYIVGVQDNNAFYLDPHEVKQVVDVKRDDLEADTSSYHCNAIRQISLDLIDPSLAIGFYCRDKDDFENFCSRASDLAAQSNGAPLLTVSQSCNSMKLARHCETSCHSAGVHDDDPFAALPTGDADNGTQEDEWQIL